The window CTACCTGGAGGGCAGGTTCTCCCGGGAGGTGCTGTACCTGCACGGTCAGACCTCCAAGAAGGAAAGGGATGATCTGGTCAGCCGCTTCCAGGGGGACAATGGGCCCTCCCTCTTCGTGCTCTCCCTCAAGGCCGGTGGGACCGGGCTCAACCTCACCCGGGCCTGTCAGGTGTTCCATTTCGACCGGTGGTGGAACCCAGCCGTTGAGGATCAGGCCACGGACAGGGCCTTCCGCATAGGCCAGAAGAGGAATGTCCTGGTACACAAGTACGTTTGCAGGGGTACCCTGGAGGAGAGAATCGACCAGATGCTCGAGACCAAGAGAGACCTTGCCAGTGGGATCCTGGGTTCAGGTGAGGCCTGGCTTACCGAGCTTGACACGGAGGAGCTTAGGAGGATCATGTTCCTGGGCGAGGAGGCCGTGGAGGAGGACTAGGGGGTGAGGGCATGCCCTACCGGGATTGGGAGTACTACACACCTGCCAAGCCCAGGAAGGCCAAGGACGGCATCAAGGCCAAGAGCCGCCGGGGCAAGATAGGGGAATCCTGGTGGTCAGGGCGGTTCTTGTCTGTCCTTGAGAGACTGGGGATGGCTGCCAGGATGGCCCGGGGGCGGTCCTATGCCCGCAGCGGGCAGGTGATGGACCTGGAGGTAAAGCCCGGGCTCATCACCGCCACGGTGCAGGGGACCAGGGCACACCCTTACTCAGTCAAGGTCCGCGTGGCCCCTCTGCCCGCCCCTGGCTGGGCCGAAGTCTTCAAGGCCATGTCCGAAAAGGCGCTCTTCATGGCAAATCTGCTGGCAGGGGAGGTGCCCCAGGAGATTGAGGAGGTCTTTTTCAAGGTGGGGAAACCCCTCTTTCCCACTTCCAGCCGGGAACTGGATATGGAGTGCTCCTGTCCTGACTGGGCCAGCCCCTGTAAACACATAGCGGCGGTCTTCTACATACTGGCGGAGTCCTTCGATCAGGAACCCTTCCTCCTCTTTGCCCTCCGGGGGAAGACCAAGGATGAGGTCATAGAGGAGCTGAGGAGCATCCGAGGGGGCGGCGGGATTGAGGGAGAGAGCATACCGGATGCCCTGTCCCAGGGTCTTTCCCCTCTGGAGGAATGCCTAGGGGCATTCTGGAACACCGGACCCCAGGTGGCCGGGTTCAAACTGGGAATGGTGCCACCGGCGGTGCCGGAAGCCTTGCTCAAAGGGCTCAGCCCCTGTCCAGTCTCCCTTGGTAAGGAGGAACTCACGGATGTCCTGGCCCCCCTTTACAGGATTGTGGCCAAGGAGGCGTCCCGTCTCGCTTTGGGGCAGGAGATCCAGGGAGAGGAGGACCTGTAGGCCCACCTCGCTCTCCTATGTCATTGCAGGAAGGGATCCGACGTATCTGGGAGCCCGGGCACGCTGCCTTGAAACCCCCTCCACGGCCAGGATGTAGGGAGTCATCAGGCAAAAGTGGTGGGGGATGGTGTATCCTAGTGCCTGGAACCGGAGTTGGAAGGCGTTGGCGCCGGGCCGTTACCCGGTGAAGTAGCATGAGATCGGGTAGGAGGGGGCGGCTAGCCCCCGTCCCCCCACACCACCCGGCATGCGGGTCCGCACCGGGCGGTTCGGCAAGGTTGACGAAGTTGCGGGTATGTGGAGAGTAGGCTGATAAGGAAGCCTTCCTCCACATGCTGCCTTGCCTTCTTTACCGCGTCGTGGGCCTTTTGCCCGGGCCTTAACCCGTAGCTCGACCGAAAACGTGGGGTCGAAGATAGGCGTCAGCACCTGGAGCATGCCTGGGGCCCCTCCTGGGGCCCCAGTGCCTTCCATGGGCTAGACCCTTTCAACCTTCATGACAGTGCCAAACTGGTCTACCTGGTACTTCAGCCGTCTCCCGAAGTCGCCCAGGGATGTCACCTTGTCAACGCTGCTTAGGTTAATGAACTCCTTTACAAGATAGTCCAAGGTCTCATACTGCTCCCTCATCCGGGCCATTTGTTCCTCGTAGAGCCCTACCTTAGCCTCCAGATTGGCCTTTTCCTCTCTCAGCGCTTCCAGCTCCCTGGTGATGCCAGGCGCGGCACTTGCCTTGGCGGCCAGCGAGGCAATCGTGTGAAGTCCTTTGACAAAGCCCTCCAGATCAAGTTCCTCGACCTTTCTGGCCTTTCCCAGGAAGCCCGACAGGTTCTCCAGGAAAGGTTCCCGCTGGTTTCCAGGGTCCTGGCGCCTGCGCCTGACTCGTGGGCTGGGTTCTCCATTGTCTCCAGCCAACCGGTAGTAACGGGCCCTTACCGCCACCGGCGTCCTTCCTAGGGCGCCAGCAGCTTCCTGGAGGGCAGCGGTAACATTGACTGGTTCGGGTGATTCCCGCACTTGATCAACCAGCCAGAGAAGGGTCCTATCCTCCTCGGGCGTCCAGTTTCTCCCCCTGCCCCTACGCATCCCAGGCACGGGGACCTCACCTGACAACGCACTAACCGTTGCCCGGCTCTCCATTCCCAACCCCCCCAAATCCTAGATTCCTCTTATTATGTGGTGATAGCCACGGCTCCATGCAGGGGGACCCTTCCCCCAAGGGAACGGGGATGCCCTCGGGAGGGCTACAGGCCGGCCGTTCCCCGAAGGCATCCGGGGACCCTTTTACCTGGGTTCCCACTACCGAACAGGGCATCTACCCCGCGGGCATCCCCGTAAACCTTGAAATGTTTATTGAGAACAGCCCCCACGAAGGGGTCCCCCCTTCGCAGGCGGTCCTGGATTTCTCCGCTCGTGGAGGCCACGCAGTTGACCTGCCGGCCCGTGACTTTCTCCAGGTCCGCCGCGGCGTGGGCTGCAGTTCCAGGGGGAAAATCCCCGACTAGAAGGAGGTTTACGGCCGGCCCAGACCCAAAGACGAAGGCATGCTCTAATCCGGGGATTTTCCGCAGCCTGGCCCTCATGATCCTCCGGAAGTCGGACCTTTCCTTCTTCACCGCCCGCACCTCCCCGGCTCGTCGTTCTGTATCCACTATACCATTTTTTACCAGATAGGATCAACCCTTCTCCCTTATTAGGTTAACCCGTCGTCATAAGATGCGTGTTTGAAAAAGCACGGGGCCGCGCCAAGAGTATCGCCCGGCCCTGTGTCAACGGGTTTTTCTGTATTCTTCTCGACTGAACCTACCTCTAGTCTCCCCCGCCTCCCCCGTTCTGTGGCGCCCTTCGACTCCCAGAAGGCATCCTGCGCGCACATGGAGCGTGGGGCACAGCTTCCGGTCCTCGTGACTCGCCCCGCCTGCGGGCCTTGGGGTGCGCCTTCGATGGCAGCAAACACGTTGCGACGGTCAGGCCGCTCCCTGGAACCTGGAGCTTCCGCGGAAAGGTCCAACCTGAGGTCTTTATAGGGGGCAAGCGGCCAAAGAGCAATGCGAAGGAAATTTATGGTTGGAGAAGGTTGTGTTGGTTCAGCCTTATAGGGGAATATGGGCAGAATGAGGCCATAGGAACTTCTTGAAGCGGTTGTATCCAGGAGGCAAGGGTGCATATTCCGGTCTAGATCGACCACCCATTCCGTTTTCGACCGACCATTCATTCCGCTAGAGAGCGACCACCTATTCCGGATCAGTCG is drawn from Bacillota bacterium and contains these coding sequences:
- a CDS encoding SWIM zinc finger family protein codes for the protein MPYRDWEYYTPAKPRKAKDGIKAKSRRGKIGESWWSGRFLSVLERLGMAARMARGRSYARSGQVMDLEVKPGLITATVQGTRAHPYSVKVRVAPLPAPGWAEVFKAMSEKALFMANLLAGEVPQEIEEVFFKVGKPLFPTSSRELDMECSCPDWASPCKHIAAVFYILAESFDQEPFLLFALRGKTKDEVIEELRSIRGGGGIEGESIPDALSQGLSPLEECLGAFWNTGPQVAGFKLGMVPPAVPEALLKGLSPCPVSLGKEELTDVLAPLYRIVAKEASRLALGQEIQGEEDL